The DNA sequence GCCTGAAAGAAGCCGTTGAAGCGCGGGGTAAGGCCGTCGCCATCGACATTCAGCTGTTTGGGCACCCGCTGTTTTTCTACGCCATGCCCGGCACTACGCCCGACAACATTGACTGGATACGACGGAAACGTAACGTTGTGGAGCGATTTCATCAAAGCTCCTACGCTATCCGACTGAGGATGAAGACAAAGCAGATGACACTGACCGAGCAGGTAGGACTTCCCCTGCGCGATTATGCCGCTGCGGGTGGTGGCTTCCCCATCCGGCTTCGTGGCTCGTCCTGCATCGGTGCTATTACTATTTCGGGTGTACCGATGCGCGAAGACCACGGCATTATTGTGGAAGTACTGGCAGCCTGGCTCAATATTCCCGTCAGCGAACTGGCACTGCCCCCCGCCGACAATATGGATGATTAGCTAACCTATGATAAAGCCTGGGGCGATGGGTTGGACCCGGCCGGCCGCGAACGATCATTGGCAGGCAAGGGCACAAACTCGGCGTTATCATTGGGCGGCAGCGGAATACGGCCCGCCTGCCAGTCGGCTTTGGCCTGCTCGATACGCTCGCGGTTCGACGACACGAAGTTCCACCAGATAAACCGTTCGCCCAGCGGTTCGCCCCCCAG is a window from the Spirosoma rigui genome containing:
- a CDS encoding heme-degrading domain-containing protein; the encoded protein is MNSSLDTDLALLALQEEQLQFDTFSADTAWQVGMRLKEAVEARGKAVAIDIQLFGHPLFFYAMPGTTPDNIDWIRRKRNVVERFHQSSYAIRLRMKTKQMTLTEQVGLPLRDYAAAGGGFPIRLRGSSCIGAITISGVPMREDHGIIVEVLAAWLNIPVSELALPPADNMDD